The proteins below are encoded in one region of Roseofilum capinflatum BLCC-M114:
- the pruA gene encoding L-glutamate gamma-semialdehyde dehydrogenase, with protein sequence MVAQVEKPTYESQTQAIAKELLAAQGEKRSIFAQMRDQMRWDDKLLDWAMNNPGLRVQLFHFIDCLPALRSKAEVARHLQEYMTTEAVELPSALKGILNFTQADSMPGQVAATTVSTAVETLARKYIAGETVQQVLKTVENLRKEQMAFTLDLLGEAVITETEAKAYLQGYIDLIDRLTEAAKQWKTIPEIDQADGEPLPKVQVSVKLTAFYSQFDPLDAEGSKQRVIERLRTLLRHAKEKGAAIHFDMEQYVYKDITFAILKELLLEDEFKTRTDIGVTLQAYLRDSEADLKDLIAWAKERGNPITIRLVKGAYWDQETIKAVQHNWPQPVFDDKVATDANFELLTQLLLENHEVLNAAIGSHNVRSQAKAIAIAEALNIPRRHIEYQVLYGMGDRLAKAMVNRGLRVRMYAPYGSLLPGMAYLIRRLLENTANSSFLRQSQENRPIEELIAPPVVKTTGSRPQKTTAFKNASDTDYAQVANRERAQAALNTVRPQLGKTILPYINGEFVDTAESINSVNPSDPTELVAKIGMASVEQAETALNAAKAAFPSWKATPAAERARILRKAADLMEERRAELSVWVMLEVGKVLQQVDAEVSEAIDFCRYYADEMERLDRGHNYDIAGENNRLTYQPRGIALVISPWNFPIAITTGMTVAALVTGNCVILKPAEVSTAIAAQLMEVLIEAGIPKGVFQFLPAKGSTVGAHLVKHKDVHMIAFTGSQEVGCQIYANAALLQPGQKHMKRVIAEMGGKNAVIVDESSDLDQAVQGVVDSAFGYSGQKCSACSRAIVLEPVYDAFLERFVEATKSLNVGPADHPCTKVGPVVDETSMKRIQGYIATGKQEAKVALEMLAPNVSGSKEGYYVGPTIFQDVAPTATIAQEEIFGPVVAVIKAKTFQEALDIANNTNFALTGGLYSRTPSHIDQAMAEFEVGNLYINRNTTGAIVSRQPFGGFKLSGVGSKAGGPDYLIQFLEPRTITENVQRQGFAPIEGNE encoded by the coding sequence GTGGTAGCACAAGTCGAAAAACCAACCTACGAGAGCCAAACCCAGGCGATCGCCAAAGAACTGCTCGCAGCGCAAGGGGAAAAGCGCTCCATCTTTGCCCAGATGCGCGATCAAATGCGGTGGGACGATAAGCTCTTAGACTGGGCGATGAATAACCCAGGGTTGCGGGTGCAGTTGTTTCACTTCATTGATTGTTTGCCTGCTCTGCGCTCTAAGGCGGAAGTCGCCCGGCATTTGCAAGAATATATGACAACTGAGGCGGTAGAATTACCCAGTGCCTTGAAGGGGATTCTTAATTTTACCCAAGCTGACTCCATGCCTGGACAAGTCGCAGCAACGACGGTTTCTACAGCAGTGGAAACTTTGGCACGGAAATACATTGCTGGGGAAACCGTGCAGCAAGTGCTGAAAACTGTGGAAAATCTCCGCAAGGAGCAAATGGCGTTTACCCTGGATTTACTGGGGGAAGCGGTGATTACGGAAACGGAAGCAAAAGCTTATCTACAAGGCTATATTGACTTAATCGATCGCCTCACGGAAGCCGCGAAACAGTGGAAAACCATCCCCGAAATCGATCAAGCCGATGGCGAACCCTTGCCCAAGGTGCAAGTTTCCGTTAAGCTGACAGCCTTTTATTCCCAGTTCGATCCCCTGGATGCTGAGGGATCGAAGCAACGGGTGATCGAGCGCCTTCGCACCCTCCTGCGCCATGCCAAGGAAAAGGGCGCTGCCATCCATTTTGACATGGAGCAGTATGTCTATAAAGATATTACGTTTGCCATTCTCAAAGAATTGTTACTCGAAGACGAGTTTAAAACCCGTACTGATATTGGGGTGACGCTGCAAGCTTATCTGCGCGACTCCGAAGCAGACTTAAAAGATCTGATTGCTTGGGCAAAAGAGCGGGGAAATCCGATTACCATTCGCTTAGTCAAAGGAGCCTATTGGGATCAGGAAACGATTAAAGCGGTGCAACACAACTGGCCGCAACCGGTGTTTGATGATAAAGTTGCCACGGATGCCAACTTTGAACTGCTGACCCAGTTATTGCTGGAAAACCACGAAGTTCTGAATGCTGCCATTGGTTCCCATAATGTGCGATCGCAGGCTAAGGCGATCGCGATCGCCGAAGCCCTGAACATTCCCCGCCGTCATATTGAATACCAAGTGCTGTATGGTATGGGCGATCGCCTCGCCAAAGCCATGGTAAACCGAGGGTTGCGGGTGCGGATGTATGCTCCCTACGGCAGTCTCCTCCCCGGTATGGCGTACTTGATTCGCCGTTTGCTGGAAAATACTGCGAACAGTTCCTTCTTGCGCCAAAGCCAAGAAAATCGCCCCATTGAAGAATTAATCGCCCCTCCTGTGGTGAAAACAACGGGATCGCGCCCCCAGAAAACCACCGCCTTTAAAAATGCCTCTGATACGGACTACGCCCAAGTCGCTAACCGGGAACGGGCGCAAGCGGCATTAAATACAGTCCGTCCCCAACTGGGCAAAACCATTCTGCCTTACATTAATGGCGAGTTTGTGGACACCGCAGAGAGTATCAATTCTGTCAATCCCTCTGACCCGACGGAATTAGTGGCTAAGATTGGCATGGCTTCTGTTGAACAAGCAGAAACCGCCCTGAATGCCGCCAAAGCAGCGTTTCCCAGTTGGAAAGCCACCCCCGCAGCAGAGCGGGCGCGAATTCTGCGAAAAGCCGCCGATCTGATGGAAGAGCGCCGAGCAGAGCTGTCCGTTTGGGTGATGTTGGAAGTGGGGAAAGTGCTGCAACAGGTGGATGCAGAGGTTTCCGAGGCGATCGATTTTTGTCGCTATTATGCCGATGAAATGGAACGGCTCGATCGCGGCCATAATTATGATATTGCTGGGGAAAATAACCGCCTGACGTATCAACCGCGAGGCATTGCCCTGGTGATTTCTCCCTGGAATTTTCCCATCGCCATTACTACGGGGATGACGGTAGCAGCTCTGGTAACCGGTAACTGCGTGATTCTCAAGCCTGCGGAGGTGAGTACGGCGATCGCCGCCCAATTGATGGAAGTGCTGATTGAGGCAGGAATCCCTAAAGGAGTATTTCAATTTTTACCCGCAAAAGGATCGACCGTGGGGGCCCATTTGGTCAAACACAAGGATGTGCATATGATTGCCTTCACCGGTTCCCAGGAAGTGGGCTGTCAAATCTATGCCAATGCTGCCCTGCTGCAACCGGGACAGAAACACATGAAGCGCGTCATTGCTGAGATGGGTGGTAAGAATGCGGTGATTGTGGATGAGAGTTCGGATTTAGACCAAGCCGTGCAAGGGGTGGTGGATTCTGCCTTTGGCTATAGCGGTCAAAAATGTTCCGCTTGTTCGCGGGCGATCGTCCTGGAACCGGTGTATGATGCTTTCTTGGAGCGGTTTGTAGAAGCGACTAAATCCTTGAATGTGGGGCCCGCAGACCATCCTTGTACCAAGGTGGGGCCGGTCGTGGATGAGACCTCCATGAAACGCATTCAGGGCTATATTGCCACCGGTAAACAGGAGGCTAAAGTAGCTCTAGAAATGTTGGCTCCCAATGTTTCTGGCTCGAAAGAGGGCTATTATGTGGGCCCCACGATCTTCCAGGATGTTGCACCGACGGCTACCATTGCCCAAGAAGAGATTTTTGGCCCGGTGGTTGCGGTGATTAAGGCTAAGACGTTCCAGGAAGCGTTGGACATTGCCAATAATACCAATTTTGCCCTGACTGGCGGTCTCTATTCCCGGACTCCGAGCCATATCGACCAAGCGATGGCCGAGTTTGAGGTGGGCAATTTGTATATTAACCGCAATACGACGGGGGCGATCGTTTCTCGGCAACCCTTTGGTGGCTTCAAGCTCTCCGGAGTTGGTTCTAAAGCGGGTGGCCCAGATTACTTGATCCAGTTCCTCGAACCGCGCACCATTACGGAAAACGTGCAGCGTCAAGGGTTCGCTCCCATTGAAGGCAACGAGTAG
- a CDS encoding ATP-binding protein, whose protein sequence is MKLESHPFISYFEPDQVAQLCDLANIIEFDRPTVIFEEGEIPDGLYLVLAGQVEFSKMIDTEKHQTIALAKENDFFGEFGVLDGKPRSARAMAAEETILAKIPQDKLMEILQNSKGEVVLAVFRHIIHHIRITTTQYVNQIVHKQKMVLVGEMVNTIIHDFKSPFNGIQLSSSMLKEMHDDEDTQEWCDLIQAQITRMLGMAEEVLEFSKGHSTLYRQPMQVSELFKQFEKLNRVYLQSANVEWVTEIEPVEIYADLNKLLRVLQNIVTNAIEAFEGKGGRIEVTAKSQAEWAVIQIRDNGPGIPKSIQEHFFEAFVTHGKRGGTGLGTAIAKSIIDAHQGEISFESQDGQGTTFTIRLPR, encoded by the coding sequence ATGAAGTTGGAATCCCACCCGTTTATTAGTTATTTTGAACCCGATCAAGTGGCTCAACTGTGCGATCTAGCCAATATCATCGAGTTTGACCGACCGACTGTCATCTTTGAAGAAGGTGAAATTCCAGATGGACTCTATCTGGTTTTAGCCGGTCAAGTAGAATTTAGCAAGATGATCGATACCGAGAAACACCAAACGATCGCCTTGGCTAAGGAAAATGATTTTTTTGGAGAATTTGGAGTCTTAGATGGCAAACCGAGGAGCGCCAGAGCAATGGCCGCTGAAGAAACAATATTAGCGAAAATTCCCCAAGATAAGCTGATGGAAATTTTACAAAATAGTAAAGGGGAAGTGGTTTTAGCTGTCTTCCGGCATATTATTCACCATATTCGCATCACTACGACCCAATATGTGAATCAAATTGTCCATAAACAAAAAATGGTGTTGGTGGGAGAAATGGTGAATACTATTATTCATGATTTCAAAAGTCCTTTCAATGGGATTCAGCTCTCCAGCTCCATGCTCAAAGAAATGCACGACGATGAAGACACCCAAGAATGGTGCGATCTGATTCAAGCGCAAATTACTCGCATGTTGGGGATGGCCGAAGAGGTTCTAGAGTTTTCTAAGGGTCATTCGACTCTCTATCGGCAACCGATGCAAGTCTCGGAGTTATTTAAGCAGTTTGAAAAGCTCAATCGAGTTTACTTGCAGTCGGCTAATGTGGAGTGGGTGACGGAGATTGAGCCAGTGGAAATTTATGCCGATCTCAATAAGCTGTTGCGGGTGCTGCAAAATATCGTGACCAATGCGATAGAAGCGTTTGAAGGCAAGGGGGGACGCATTGAAGTGACGGCGAAAAGCCAGGCGGAATGGGCGGTGATCCAGATTCGGGATAATGGCCCAGGAATTCCCAAATCGATTCAAGAACACTTCTTTGAGGCTTTTGTCACCCATGGGAAACGGGGGGGAACTGGGTTAGGAACGGCGATCGCCAAATCTATTATCGATGCACACCAGGGCGAGATTAGCTTTGAATCTCAAGATGGACAAGGCACAACCTTCACCATTCGTCTCCCTCGATAA
- a CDS encoding alginate O-acetyltransferase AlgX-related protein, translating into MLKINKKDHKIKGSSKLNIRKFINWGFLGLLCIGVPLLTAELFMIVAEPYLFKGFFQYDPDLGFRVNPDTPGTNEYGFNDRDYPLEKAPGNYRIVVIGDSYSWAGNLDGNYTAILEKQFEDYYGAPKVEVINVGFPMADPPMYLGMLKKYGLKFSPDLVVLGFFVGNDLHTPVNQKRIVLNDTFIDIDRTKEVKLFGYPLIGKSRVGLFLQQRYRIFQEQLKLQQAQQQTQGKFELIESAIAQDTPDPNPSPDPPALYSEQTFLEIERWKLEINNIPDYEAGKFTPQFEYSLQAVVEMAEILKAKNIPFLVAIYPSEYQIDQTLANKIFTEYELNPEDYDLELPQKVVIETLEAHGIDYLDMLEPFQEAGKEQVLYILRDTHWNLTGNQLAANLLFQRLQPEVTINN; encoded by the coding sequence ATGTTAAAAATTAATAAAAAAGACCATAAAATCAAAGGGTCATCAAAACTCAATATTCGTAAATTCATCAATTGGGGATTTTTAGGGCTTCTGTGCATCGGTGTGCCTTTGCTAACGGCAGAATTGTTTATGATTGTAGCAGAACCCTATCTGTTTAAGGGCTTTTTTCAGTACGATCCAGACCTGGGATTTCGAGTGAATCCAGATACTCCTGGAACCAACGAATATGGGTTTAACGATCGCGACTACCCCCTAGAGAAAGCACCGGGGAATTACCGCATTGTGGTGATTGGAGATTCCTATAGCTGGGCAGGGAATTTAGACGGAAACTATACGGCAATCCTCGAAAAACAGTTTGAAGACTATTATGGAGCGCCTAAAGTCGAGGTGATTAATGTGGGATTTCCCATGGCTGATCCACCCATGTATTTAGGGATGCTGAAAAAATATGGGCTAAAGTTTAGTCCCGATTTAGTCGTGTTGGGCTTTTTTGTGGGCAATGATTTACATACCCCGGTGAATCAAAAACGGATTGTTCTTAATGATACGTTTATTGATATCGATCGCACCAAAGAAGTGAAGCTCTTCGGATATCCCTTAATCGGCAAATCGAGAGTTGGATTATTTTTACAGCAGCGCTACCGTATATTTCAGGAGCAACTGAAACTGCAACAAGCACAACAGCAAACTCAAGGGAAGTTTGAACTGATAGAAAGCGCGATCGCCCAAGACACTCCCGATCCTAATCCTAGTCCAGACCCTCCAGCTCTGTACTCAGAACAAACATTTTTAGAGATTGAACGGTGGAAACTAGAAATAAATAACATTCCTGACTATGAAGCGGGAAAATTTACCCCTCAGTTTGAATATTCCTTGCAAGCCGTGGTAGAAATGGCAGAAATCTTAAAAGCAAAAAATATTCCTTTTTTGGTCGCGATTTATCCTTCAGAATACCAAATCGATCAAACGTTGGCGAATAAAATTTTTACTGAGTATGAACTCAATCCTGAAGATTATGATTTAGAGCTGCCGCAAAAAGTAGTGATTGAGACTTTGGAAGCTCATGGTATTGACTATTTGGATATGTTAGAGCCATTTCAAGAAGCGGGAAAAGAACAAGTTTTGTATATTTTGCGCGATACCCATTGGAATTTAACGGGCAATCAATTGGCGGCGAATCTGTTATTTCAGAGGTTACAGCCAGAAGTGACAATTAACAATTAA
- a CDS encoding alginate O-acetyltransferase AlgX-related protein, whose translation MIKPTKPLKVNKISQIALLLLCWIGIPWITVEIAMILLDPVLFKGFYQYDPDMGFRVRPNMLGSNRFGFNDQDYPLERIPGTARMVIVGDSFNWAGGLEGNYTALLENQFAQTPDLPPVEVINAGYPMTHAGEQLIMLQKFGLQYQPDLVVLGVFVGNDFIDADPYRKRIVVNDTQIDIDKRKEIQILGYPIIFKSRLWMFIEQKYKVFRETATLEQPAWANPPEEQGTFTEETFLKIQRARLEFCNLKAHAEGKYDDRIEYLFESIAQIKQLLAERQIDFKVAIYPDEFQVNQALADQLFETYGLNREEYDLELMQKLLIDFLDREGIPYIDMLDRFRQVGETETLYLLRDTHWNLAGNQLASDILYQNLLDYVKN comes from the coding sequence ATGATTAAACCCACAAAACCTCTCAAAGTCAATAAAATCTCTCAAATTGCCCTCCTCTTGCTCTGCTGGATTGGCATTCCCTGGATTACCGTTGAGATAGCCATGATCCTACTCGATCCCGTTCTCTTCAAGGGTTTCTACCAGTATGACCCGGATATGGGATTTCGGGTGAGACCCAATATGTTAGGCTCCAACCGGTTTGGATTTAACGACCAAGACTATCCCCTCGAACGTATCCCTGGCACAGCCAGAATGGTCATTGTTGGCGATTCCTTCAACTGGGCGGGGGGTTTAGAGGGGAACTATACTGCTTTACTCGAAAATCAGTTCGCTCAAACCCCAGATTTACCCCCCGTAGAAGTCATTAACGCGGGTTATCCCATGACCCATGCCGGGGAACAGTTAATCATGTTGCAAAAGTTCGGTTTGCAATATCAGCCCGATTTGGTGGTTTTGGGTGTCTTTGTCGGCAATGATTTCATTGATGCTGACCCCTACCGCAAGCGAATTGTGGTTAATGATACGCAAATTGACATTGATAAGCGTAAGGAAATCCAGATCTTAGGCTATCCGATTATTTTCAAGTCTCGCCTCTGGATGTTTATTGAGCAAAAATATAAGGTTTTTCGAGAAACAGCCACCCTTGAACAGCCAGCATGGGCTAACCCACCAGAGGAGCAGGGAACATTTACAGAAGAAACCTTCTTAAAAATTCAACGCGCTCGATTAGAGTTTTGTAACCTCAAGGCCCACGCAGAAGGGAAATATGATGATAGAATCGAATATCTGTTTGAGAGCATTGCCCAAATCAAGCAACTTTTGGCCGAGCGCCAAATCGATTTTAAGGTAGCGATTTATCCCGATGAATTTCAAGTCAATCAAGCCTTAGCCGATCAACTCTTTGAAACCTATGGACTCAATCGCGAAGAGTACGACCTAGAGTTGATGCAAAAGTTGCTGATTGACTTTCTGGATAGAGAAGGAATCCCCTATATTGATATGCTCGATCGCTTCCGTCAAGTTGGAGAAACCGAAACCTTATATTTGCTCAGAGATACCCATTGGAATCTCGCCGGTAATCAATTGGCATCAGATATTTTATATCAAAATCTATTAGACTATGTTAAAAATTAA
- a CDS encoding carbamoyltransferase family protein — MKILGISAFYHDSAAAIICDGEIVAAAQEERFSRKKHDPRFPKHAIAYCLEMAQTTICDLDHIVFYDKPLLKFERLLETYLAYAPRGFRSFLAAMPVWLKEKLYLKTVLRTELSEIGQCKKTELPKLMFTEHHQSHAASAFFPSPFERAAVLCLDGVGEWATTTAWLGEGNQLIPQWQIDFPHSLGLLYSAFTYYTGFKVNSGEYKLMGLAPYGEPKYIDTILSNLIDVKEDGTFRLNMDYFNYATGLTMTNSKFDDLFGGPPRKPETPISQREMDIASSIQWVTEDVVLRLANTVKTELQVENLCLAGGVALNCVANGRILRECGFKEVWVQPAAGDAGGALGAALSAWYEYHSMPRTVTAEKVPVMVSSAKETATATVGTLSQEKIAAPVQDQMRGSYLGPKFSDAEILDYLDLVKASYVRLDDAELMPRLAEILATDNVVGWFQGRMEFGPRALGGRSIIGDPRSPKMQSVMNLKIKYRESFRPFAPSVLAERVSDYFEQYSPSPYMLMVAPVKESLRIPMTEEQKQLFGIEKLNIPRSEIPAITHVDYSARIQTVHKETNPRYHSLINHFDKLTGCGLIVNTSFNVRGEPIVCTPEDAYRCFMRTEMDYLVLENFLLAKTDQPAWEKDESWKTEFELD, encoded by the coding sequence ATGAAGATCCTAGGAATTTCAGCGTTTTATCACGATAGCGCGGCGGCGATCATCTGCGATGGTGAAATCGTAGCCGCAGCCCAAGAAGAGCGATTTTCGCGCAAAAAACACGATCCACGGTTTCCGAAACATGCGATCGCCTATTGCCTGGAAATGGCCCAAACCACGATCTGTGACCTAGATCATATCGTCTTCTACGACAAACCCCTACTCAAATTTGAGCGGCTCCTAGAAACCTACCTAGCCTATGCCCCCAGAGGGTTCCGGTCATTCCTGGCCGCCATGCCCGTCTGGTTAAAAGAAAAGCTCTATCTGAAAACCGTATTAAGAACCGAACTCTCAGAAATCGGCCAGTGCAAGAAAACCGAGCTGCCCAAACTGATGTTCACCGAGCATCACCAGTCCCACGCAGCCTCTGCCTTCTTCCCCAGTCCCTTTGAACGGGCTGCCGTTCTCTGTCTCGATGGGGTCGGCGAATGGGCCACCACTACCGCCTGGCTCGGAGAAGGAAACCAGCTCATTCCCCAATGGCAAATCGACTTCCCCCACTCCTTGGGTTTACTCTATTCTGCCTTCACCTACTACACCGGCTTCAAAGTCAACTCTGGGGAATACAAACTCATGGGACTCGCGCCCTATGGGGAACCCAAATATATTGACACCATCCTCAGCAACCTGATTGATGTCAAAGAAGATGGCACATTCCGGTTAAACATGGATTACTTCAACTATGCCACCGGTCTCACCATGACCAACAGCAAGTTTGATGACCTATTTGGCGGCCCTCCTCGGAAACCGGAAACCCCCATCAGTCAGCGCGAAATGGATATCGCCAGCTCCATCCAATGGGTGACCGAAGATGTGGTTCTCCGTCTAGCCAATACGGTGAAAACAGAACTCCAAGTCGAAAACCTCTGTTTAGCCGGTGGTGTGGCTCTCAACTGTGTGGCCAATGGTCGCATTTTGCGCGAATGTGGCTTTAAGGAAGTTTGGGTACAACCGGCCGCTGGCGATGCGGGTGGAGCCTTGGGAGCGGCTCTTTCTGCTTGGTATGAATACCACAGTATGCCCCGCACCGTAACAGCCGAGAAAGTACCGGTGATGGTCAGCAGTGCTAAAGAAACAGCCACCGCCACCGTGGGAACCTTGAGCCAAGAAAAAATAGCCGCTCCCGTACAAGACCAGATGCGCGGGTCGTACTTAGGGCCAAAATTCTCCGATGCGGAAATTCTGGACTATCTGGACTTGGTGAAAGCCTCCTATGTGCGCCTGGATGATGCCGAACTCATGCCTCGGTTAGCGGAAATTCTAGCTACTGACAATGTGGTGGGATGGTTCCAAGGGCGGATGGAATTCGGCCCCCGTGCCTTGGGTGGACGCTCCATTATTGGTGACCCCAGGTCGCCGAAAATGCAATCGGTGATGAACCTGAAAATTAAGTATCGGGAATCGTTCCGTCCCTTTGCTCCTTCCGTGTTGGCCGAGCGCGTATCGGACTATTTCGAGCAATATAGCCCCAGTCCCTATATGCTGATGGTGGCTCCAGTGAAGGAATCGTTGCGTATTCCGATGACAGAGGAGCAAAAGCAACTGTTTGGCATTGAAAAGCTCAATATTCCTCGCTCTGAAATTCCCGCCATTACCCACGTAGACTATTCGGCGCGTATCCAAACGGTTCACAAGGAAACCAACCCCCGCTATCACAGCTTAATTAATCATTTTGATAAGCTTACGGGTTGCGGTCTGATTGTAAATACGTCGTTTAATGTGCGCGGAGAACCCATTGTTTGTACTCCAGAAGATGCTTATCGCTGCTTCATGCGGACTGAGATGGATTATCTGGTTCTGGAAAACTTCTTGTTGGCTAAGACTGACCAACCCGCTTGGGAGAAAGATGAGTCTTGGAAGACGGAGTTTGAGTTAGATTAG
- a CDS encoding SxtJ family membrane protein translates to MHPIKKLNTKELRQFGLLFGIMVGLVFGIIWPLILGHSSATWPWIVLGIFWAWALIAPKTLDPFYQVFARFGMMMGWINTRVILGIIFYGMIAPMGFLRKKFGGDPMRREWRKPVESYRIPSHPRPAKSLEYPF, encoded by the coding sequence ATGCATCCAATCAAAAAACTCAATACAAAAGAACTGCGCCAATTTGGTCTCCTGTTTGGGATAATGGTGGGTTTAGTTTTCGGTATTATCTGGCCCTTGATACTCGGTCATAGTAGTGCAACCTGGCCCTGGATTGTGCTGGGTATTTTCTGGGCTTGGGCGTTAATTGCCCCCAAAACCCTCGACCCGTTTTATCAGGTTTTTGCCCGCTTTGGGATGATGATGGGTTGGATTAATACCCGCGTAATTTTGGGGATTATTTTTTATGGGATGATTGCGCCGATGGGGTTTCTACGGAAAAAGTTTGGAGGTGACCCTATGCGTCGGGAATGGCGTAAACCGGTGGAAAGTTATCGAATTCCGTCCCATCCTAGACCGGCGAAGAGTCTAGAATATCCATTTTAG
- a CDS encoding DUF5989 family protein: MEFFEDLWAFLGERKKYWLLPLIISLVMVGALIILSQASVIAPFIYTLF; encoded by the coding sequence ATGGAATTTTTTGAGGATCTTTGGGCTTTTTTAGGGGAGCGGAAAAAGTATTGGTTGTTGCCGTTGATTATTAGTTTGGTGATGGTGGGTGCTTTGATTATCCTTAGCCAAGCTTCGGTGATTGCACCGTTTATCTATACGTTGTTCTAA